The Lepeophtheirus salmonis chromosome 1, UVic_Lsal_1.4, whole genome shotgun sequence genome has a segment encoding these proteins:
- the LOC121119859 gene encoding trehalose transporter 1-like protein has protein sequence MPDDAMLSVGSVHGRGNVYKQIYCSGVASLLQLMQGCVIPISSIILPQIQSSNSEFSITKDQGSWFASFLCLGFLTGAVVGWIQSEYFGRKKSLMIDGFIATGGILIISFTRSYPLLIFARFLCGHASGSGTVSIPIYCSEVSHPEIRGVTASFIATFYYLGYSITTVLGASLPWRLATALVAIFPTVSVILLCFCPESPVWLLRKGKDVEAMKSLLFFRGSESAAEEEKQTIMASLLWQNKDNQACGTRSAKIQQCIKRIQSPSFWKPFLIIFFMLVVLTEWSGLPLIAFYMIDILGQVGLPCDPYKFASFLAIARLIISKVSLAFLYKCRKRPLYFTSISFMILGNIIISTYDYLHKNGYFEEWGISHIEIIKWIPAFGLAMLYCSASAGYVQITYSIQGELFPSDTRALGGGAIGICDGISLFLSTKAGPSILEILDISAFFALNAFVLLSCLIFTFFFLPETYGLHLEEIESIFLGKDDTKKNEIKGENEKQEKIMVP, from the exons ATGCCGGATGATGCAATGCTTTCTGTAGGCTCCGTTCATGGTAGAGGAAATGTTTACAAACAA ATCTATTGTTCTGGAGTTGCAAGTCTTCTTCAGCTGATGCAGGGATGTGTTATTCCTATATCATCCATCATTCTACCACAAATTCAGAGTTCAAACAGTGAGTTTTCCATCACAAAGGATCAAGGATCATGGTTTG CGAGTTTTTTATGCCTTGGTTTTTTGACTGGTGCAGTCGTAGGATGGATTCAGAGTGAATATTTTGGAAGGAAAAAGTCACTCATGATTGATGGATTTATTGCTACTGGAGGGATTCTCATCATTTCCTTCACTCGTTCCTATCCACTCTTAATTTTTGCTAgatttttat GCGGGCATGCTTCTGGTTCTGGCACAGTCTCTATTCCTATCTATTGCAGCGAAGTGAGTCATCCAGAGATACGTGGAGTCACTGCGAGTTTCATTGCCACATTCTATTATTTAGGATACTCTATTACCACAGTTCTTGGAGCATCTCTTCCTTGGAGACTGGCTACAG ccTTGGTTGCAATTTTTCCAACTGTATCCGTCATTCTACTATGCTTTTGCCCAGAGTCTCCAGTTTGGTTACTTCGTAAAGGCAAGGACGTTGAGGCAATGAAGAGTTTATTATTCTTCAGAGGGAGTGAATCAGCtgcagaagaagaaaaacaaacaattatggCTAGTTTACTTTGGCAGAATAAAGATAACCAAGCATGTGGAACTCGATCC GCTAAAATCCAACAATGCATCAAAAGAATTCAGAGTCCGTCCTTTTGGAAACCATttctcataatattttttatgcttgtGGTACTTACGGAATGGTCTGGATTACCTTTAATTGCATTCTATATGATTGATATCCTTGGA CAAGTTGGACTTCCCTGTGATCCCTATAAGTTTGCTTCCTTCTTAGCTATTGCCCGATTAATTATTAGTAAGGTTTCTCTcgcatttttatacaaatgtcGAAAAAGACCATTATATTTCACATCTATTTCCTTCATGATACTcggaaatataataatttcaacttATGACTACCTACATAAAAATGGCTACTTTGAGGAATGGGGAATAAGCCACATAGAAATTATTAAATGGATTCCAGCATTTGGACTAGCGATGCTTTATTGTTCTGCCAGTGCCGGCTATGTCCAAATTACGTATAGTATTCAGGGAGAGCTCTTTCCGTCTGATACAAGAGCATTAGGTGGAGGAGCTATCGGAATCTGTGATGGAATTTCTTTATTCTTATCTACTAAAGCT gGACCGTCAATCCTTGAAATTTTGGATATATCTGCTTTTTTTGCACTGAACGCCTTTGTTCTTTTATCATGTCTCATtttcactttctttttcttACCCGAGACTTATGGTTTACATCTTGAGGAAATTGAAAGTATTTTCTTAGGCAAAGACGATAcgaaaaagaatgaaattaaaggagaaaatgaaaaacaagaaaaaattatggtaCCCTGA